One Arcobacter sp. FWKO B genomic window, AGTGCAAAGTTTTTAAAAGATCACTCAACAGAAGAATTAAGTCATGCTTATAAGCTTTTTGACTATATAAATGAAACTGGTGCATTGGCACAAGTTGGACAGATAGATGCACCAAAAAGTGATTTTGTAGATATAAAAGATGTATTTCATAAGACATATGAGCATGAACTAAAAGTTTCAAAATCAATTTTTGAACTAGTAGATGCAGCATTAAATGAAAAAGATTATGCAACATTTAATTTTTTACAATGGTATGTCACAGAACAACACGAAGAAGAAAAACTGTTCAAAGATATACTTGATAAAATAGATATTATTGGAACTGATGGAAGAGGGTTGTTTATGATTGATAGAGAAATAGGGAATTTGATTAAATAAATGTAACATACAAGGAGTGATTATGTCAGCTTTAGGATTTATAAAAGATATAGAATATTTGGTGAGTTTTGATAAATTTGAGGATAGTAACTCTCAAAGAAGATTGTTTTTGGAGTTTTTTAACACACAAGTTGATAAAAAAATCAGATTTACAAAAAATGAAATTTGTACCTTGAGCAATATGCCATTAAAAGATATATTTGTAGCAAAGATATGTGTAATGCTTGGGATTGTATCTATTCCTTATGTAACACACCAAAAACATATAATAAAAAATCTAAAGTTTGATATAACACTCAATAAATTTATCCCAAATATCAATATACCAAAAGCTTGCTTTAGTCTAAAAATATACAATAAAAATAAAACAGATTTACAAAGTGCTATTAAACTTATAAATTTAATAGATAGTACAAATTTTGATTTCAGACTTGATGCTAGAGATGCCTTTAGGCAGTATATATTAAATAAACTTTTAAAAGATCAAAAAACAAGGTATATAAATAATACTCACAACTCCATAAGTATAATACCAACCCAAGAAGAACCTTTGATGATATATCCTTTTTGGGAGATGGTAGGTAAATCTAATCAACTGATAGATGAACATATACAAAAGGCAGTTGAATGTATAAAGCAAAGTGATTTTAAGCAAGTATATCTTGTATATCCAAAAAATGAAAATTTTGAAAAACATATAGAAATAAAAATAAGAGAATTTGAAGATAACATCTCCTGTCGTGGGTATGTTGTAAAAATTATACCATATTCACTACGATCGATTTTAAGATAAAATAGGAGAAAAAATGATACCAGTATTTTTTACAAGCAGTACAGGAAATAGTGAAACAGCTGCTAAAAAAATAGCAACTGTAATTGGAAATTCACAGGTTTTTGATTTGGCAAAAGTTGGAGTTGAAGAACTTACTAAGTATGATAAGCTTATCATAGGTACTTCTACATGGGGAGAGGGTGAGTTGCAAGATGACTTTGAAGAGCTTTGGGATAAGTTTGCTGATATAGATTTTAGTGGTAAGACTATAGCACTTTTTGGTCTTGGTGATCAAGATGGGTATTCATATAATTATTGTGATGCTATGGGACTTATCTATAATCAAGTGGTACAAAACGGTGGAAATGTAGTGGGGAGTTATTTTGATGGGGACTATGAATTTGAAGAATCAATAGCTTTTAAGGATGGTAAATTTGTGGGACTTCCTTTAGATGAAGATAATCAAAGTGATCTCACTGATAGTCGTATCAAGTCTTGGTGCGAAGAAATCAAAGATAGTTTCTAAGGTACTAAGCTACTGAGAAAAAACTAAGTACCTAAGTACCTCAGAACCTCAGTATCTTCTTAAAGAATTGGAGTGAAAGATGTATAAAATGAAACGAAAACAACAAGCAACAGAATATATGATACTTATTATGATGGCAATAGGTATGTCTGTAATTAGTTATTTTTTAAGTGAATTTATCTTTTTAGTGAATGAAAAGAATTTTTTATACTAATTAACTGATAGCAATTATCAATTTAAGTATAATAAAAGTTTTAATGTGTTAATATTTCATTAATCTAATGATAGTGATTATCATATCATTAATAAAAGGGTAACGATGGAAATATTAAAAGATTATGTAGAATATGCTGTTTTAGGTGTTTTATTAATAATGAGTTTTGTAGCTTTAAGTATTATGTTTGAGAGATATTTTTTTTACAAAAAGGTTGATTTAAAACAATACAAAACAAAAAATGAAATAGAAATTGAGCTTACAAATAATTTAGCAGCACTTTCTATAATTGGTTCTAATGCTCCTTATGTTGGACTTCTTGGAACAGTTGCAGGGATTATGATTGTTTTTTATGATATGGGTATGCAATCTTCTATTGATCCAAATATTATAGTAATAGGTTTATCAATGGCTCTAAAAGTGACAGCAGTTGGTCTTCTTGTAGCAATACCTACAACAATGGTATACAATATGTACCTTAGAAAAGTAGATACGATAATGGGAAAATGGGAAGATGAGGTCGCTTAAAAAAACAGAAGGGATGAATGTTATCCCATTTATTGATGTATTGCTTGTACTTCTTGCTATAGTATTTGTAATATCAAATTTTATAGCTCTGGGTAAAATAGAGATAAATCTACCCCAAGCTTCAAATATACAAGAAATTGATGATATCAAGCACAATATTGTGATATCTCAAGATAGACAATATTACATAAATGATAAAGAAATTTCAAAAGAAGAGCTAGAATTAAAAATCAAAGCATTTACAAAAGATGATTTAGTAACTATCAGTTCTGATAAACATTCATTATATGAAGATTTTATTTTTGTGATAGATTTATTAAAACAATACAGCATAGATAAAGTATCAATGGTGGTGAAAAAATGACAAAGAAAATGGATAATTTTATAAGAATCATAGATTCAAACTCTTTATTTAAAGGTAGCAATGTAGTAGAAGTGGTACACAAAGGTACAATTTATGTAATGAGAATCACAAAAGATGGTAAGTTGATATTGACTAAGTAGTTTTTAGGTGGTAGATGGTAGATGGAACGCCAGTCTTTCTCACAGAGAGTGAAAGCACAAGACTGGTGATTATTAAGACAAGCCCAGTCAGAGACTGGGGTTCCAACTCACAACTCACAACTCACGACTGACGACTCACGAATTAAAAAAAGGAGAAAAACAAAATGACAAAAAAGATAATATTAAGTTCAGTAGTAGCTTTTGGAATAGCTGCAAGTAGTGCTATGGCACATTTTCAAATGTTATATACGCCAGAGAGTGCTTTGGAAAAAGGTGGGAAGATTACACTTAAACATGTATTCAATCACCCTTTTGCGGATGAACATACTATGGATATGTCTGGGGTTGAAGCTTTTTATGTAGTTCATAAAGAAGAAAAAACAGACCTTATGAAAGATTTGAAACCAATTACTTTTAAAGGTAATACAAACAGTGGAAAAGGGTTTGAAAATGATTACAATGCAAGAAAAATGGGTGATCATCTTTTTGTAATGACTCCAAAACCATATTTTGAAAAAAATGAAGATGCGTATATACAGCAAATTACAAAAACTGTGGTAAATGTATCTGGTCTTCCTACAGATTGGGACGCAGAGCTTGGTCTAAAAGCTGAAATTGTACCTCTTACAAAACCATATGCTATATATTCTGGCGGAACATTTACAGGTATAGTAAAAAGTAATGGCAAACCAATACCTTATGCTGAGATAGAAGTAGAATACCTAAACCACGATGTGGATATGAAAAACAATGCTATGGGTAAAGGTAAATACACTGCACCTCAAGATTCTTTTGTAACAATAGGTATAAAAGCAAATAAAGATGGTGAGTTTACATTTGGTATTCCAAAATCAGGATGGTGGGGATTTGCAGCACTTGGTGTTGGAAGTGATACAGAGTATGAAGGCAAAGAGCTAAGCCAAGACGCAGTTATCTGGATACAAGCCAAAGATATGAAATAATATAAAAAAGGGATTTTAACCCTTTTTTATATAGAATAAAAATACTCTCATTTAAAAATTCAATAAAAGTTTTTCAACCACCTCTCTTTTATCAATCTCTCATATAAGTTCACCCAATGTTTGTTTTGGGATATTATTAAACCCAAATTATGCAATAGAAATCACATAACTTACTTCAGTCATTGCACTATGGGCATTCACAAAAAATCATCGATTAACCTCTTGGTTAACCTCAAATTTTTTATAAACACCCATAGCACAAGCACTTGAAGAATTTCTAGCGATTCTATTGCATAATTCGGGTTAAATTAGTTATAGCACAATTTTTGATATCTTTAAGTATTCCGTATTATAGTACAAAATAATTTATATGTTTAGACTAAATTAAATGAAAATCAATATCAATATTAAGAAGTTTTTAAGTTACAATTCTGTAATATTTCAATAATTATTATCAATAAGATAATTATTAACTAATTAGCCAGCAAATTACTCTTTGTTCTCCGAGTCATAGTAGCCAGCCAAAAAATCAAAATTTTTAAGGATGGCATATGCAAAAAATTGTTTTATCCACAATTGTAGCTTCTGTTTTATTTGTCCCAAATGTATTGTTTGGCAATGATTCAAGACAATCTACAATTGAATTGGATTCTGTAGTAATGACTGGGACACGAACACCTCACTTAATAGATGAAGTACCCGTTGAAACTGTAGTGATTACAAAAGAGATGATAGAAAAAAGTGGTGCTACAAATTTACCTCAAATTCTAAGAATGGTACCAGGATATACAAGTACAAACTTGGATGATACCATAGCATCTGATAATATTCGTACTACATTTAGGGGTATGAATTTTAGTAGTGGTTATGGGCTTGTCTTGGTGGATGGTCAAAGAAGTTGGGGGGGAGGGCTAGGTTCTCATAATTCAATGAGACCAACTATGAATCAAGTACCTGTTTCTATGATTGAAAGGATAGAGATTATTAAAGGTTCAGCTTCTTCTCTCTAGGGAGCTGATGCAATGGCTGGTGTTATTAATATCATAACAAAAAAAATACCAAATGAACCAACAACAACTGCAAGTATCAGTAGAGGTAGTTACAAAGTGAAATCATCAACTGGGACTACTGCTGCAAATGAAGTAGTTACACCTACAAGACAGTCTACGGCATTTAATGCATCATATGCTGATGGTATTGGTGAAAACACATCTTTTATGGCAATGTATGAGCATAAAGAAGATGAAGGACACAATAAATTGCCACAAAAGGCAGTATCTGATACTGTTTTACTCAAGACTACTACACATGTAAATGATAATTTAAAGGTTACTGCAAATATAGGTGCTGAGAGACAAAGGGTTGATGCTACAACTGTTCCTACTACAACATTATCAAAATACGAAAGAGAATATGACTCTATATTTACAAGTCTTGGTGCTGTTCATTCTACTAAAAGCCATCTTTGGACAACGAATGTAAATTATAAAGATCAAGATGTATCCACAAGTACTGGCAGATCATCTGGAAATTATCAACAAACAATGGTTGAGAGTATTTATACACATTTGGGTGATAGTCAGTGGATTACAGTTGGTGGTGAAGCAAGAAATGAAGAAGCTGATATTACAAATTTAGCAGCAAATTATACAGAT contains:
- the ftnA gene encoding non-heme ferritin, with product MLSQKMIDKLNEQVNLEMYSSNIYLAMSAWCSSKGLVGSAKFLKDHSTEELSHAYKLFDYINETGALAQVGQIDAPKSDFVDIKDVFHKTYEHELKVSKSIFELVDAALNEKDYATFNFLQWYVTEQHEEEKLFKDILDKIDIIGTDGRGLFMIDREIGNLIK
- a CDS encoding flavodoxin; the encoded protein is MIPVFFTSSTGNSETAAKKIATVIGNSQVFDLAKVGVEELTKYDKLIIGTSTWGEGELQDDFEELWDKFADIDFSGKTIALFGLGDQDGYSYNYCDAMGLIYNQVVQNGGNVVGSYFDGDYEFEESIAFKDGKFVGLPLDEDNQSDLTDSRIKSWCEEIKDSF
- the exbB gene encoding TonB-system energizer ExbB; translated protein: MEILKDYVEYAVLGVLLIMSFVALSIMFERYFFYKKVDLKQYKTKNEIEIELTNNLAALSIIGSNAPYVGLLGTVAGIMIVFYDMGMQSSIDPNIIVIGLSMALKVTAVGLLVAIPTTMVYNMYLRKVDTIMGKWEDEVA
- a CDS encoding biopolymer transporter ExbD gives rise to the protein MRSLKKTEGMNVIPFIDVLLVLLAIVFVISNFIALGKIEINLPQASNIQEIDDIKHNIVISQDRQYYINDKEISKEELELKIKAFTKDDLVTISSDKHSLYEDFIFVIDLLKQYSIDKVSMVVKK
- the hemP gene encoding hemin uptake protein HemP, with the translated sequence MTKKMDNFIRIIDSNSLFKGSNVVEVVHKGTIYVMRITKDGKLILTK
- a CDS encoding DUF4198 domain-containing protein, yielding MTKKIILSSVVAFGIAASSAMAHFQMLYTPESALEKGGKITLKHVFNHPFADEHTMDMSGVEAFYVVHKEEKTDLMKDLKPITFKGNTNSGKGFENDYNARKMGDHLFVMTPKPYFEKNEDAYIQQITKTVVNVSGLPTDWDAELGLKAEIVPLTKPYAIYSGGTFTGIVKSNGKPIPYAEIEVEYLNHDVDMKNNAMGKGKYTAPQDSFVTIGIKANKDGEFTFGIPKSGWWGFAALGVGSDTEYEGKELSQDAVIWIQAKDMK
- a CDS encoding TonB-dependent receptor plug domain-containing protein: MQKIVLSTIVASVLFVPNVLFGNDSRQSTIELDSVVMTGTRTPHLIDEVPVETVVITKEMIEKSGATNLPQILRMVPGYTSTNLDDTIASDNIRTTFRGMNFSSGYGLVLVDGQRSWGGGLGSHNSMRPTMNQVPVSMIERIEIIKGSASSL